One segment of Plasmodium vivax chromosome 14, whole genome shotgun sequence DNA contains the following:
- a CDS encoding DEAD/DEAH box helicase, putative (encoded by transcript PVX_101465A) yields MDEQTEGVDAKNGKVKEGEEEEVVEKGEVGSEDEEEGSEDEEEGSEKGEVGSEDEDAESEDEDAESENEEEGSEDEDAEIEREEPPKRDGPNDHDSSSVIDRNTLWSDLYISRPFLKVLYEGKFNNPTFIQRDVIPLALEGKSILANSETGSGKTLAFVLPILERLLHSPNIKMRSYNPRSVCVTKSLILLPTRELALQCYDVVKSMTKYVSITYSLFCGGIDVKQQEYEYKKKKDIFICTPGRILDLLLNSSSDFINYLEVVVFDEADKLLELGFKEECLKVLDVCKFKKQILFFSATLTRDIKELANFSLKNPIFIQSGVDNRKVDAKGEVIPSYVSNKKILKSFKISEKLNQEFVNIVNEKYRRAALLHLCSNVYKNHAIIFFKTKKETHLMYLIFSLFNFKCAELHGSLTQKKRIESILKFKKNEVDFLLCTELASRGLDIDHILYVINYNLPSNVIKYVHRIGRTARIGKDGTASTLYRPNEKADVKKIIKGLKKSKNAKIFRRNISSDSISHWDDLLRKKKKKIKEMIKEEKENKEIDKATKSIEKIKNLIQFKDEIMSRPPREWFLTNKEKLRLRKLNMKSDMSCGDSGGEDHTGGGSPRKSDSDKKGARKNDTGKQRARKRDSGKQNTRKAKRKSRNSDEEDDRSKLKSYRSIIRELKLNVLVNGKGKPDKSKNAKGVRKNWQKNKSGKSGKSGKGGKSGKGDKNEDKPPRSAVQKKERKIQKVIYDLH; encoded by the coding sequence ATGGACGAGCAGACTGAAGGGGTGGATGCTAAGAATGGGAAAGTGAAGGagggcgaagaagaagaagtggtcgaaaagggggaggtaGGTAGcgaagatgaggaggaaggaagcgaagatgaggaggaaggaagcgaaaagggggaggtaGGAAGCGAAGATGAAGATGCAGAAAGCGAAGATGAAGATGCAGAAAgcgaaaatgaggaggaaggaagCGAAGATGAGGATGCAGAAATCGAACGTGAGGAACCCCCCAAGAGGGACGGCCCGAACGACCACGACAGCAGCAGCGTCATCGACCGGAACACGCTGTGGAGTGACTTATACATCTCTAGGCCATTCCTAAAGGTGCTGTACGAGGGCAAATTCAACAACCCCACGTTTATCCAGCGAGATGTAATACCGCTAGCCctggaggggaaaagcatTTTAGCTAACTCCGAAACGGGTTCAGGAAAAACGCTAGCCTTCGTGTTGCCCATATTAGAAAGACTGCTGCACAGCccaaacataaaaatgagaagttATAACCCGAGGAGCGTATGCGTAACAAAGAGTTTAATACTTTTACCAACGAGGGAATTAGCCCTTCAATGCTACGACGTTGTTAAGAGCATGACGAAATACGTGTCAATTACTTATTCACTTTTCTGTGGAGGAATAGACGTAAAGCAACAGGAATATGAgtacaaaaagaagaaggacattttcatttgcacTCCGGGAAGGATCCTAGACTTACTATTAAACTCGTCTAGCGATTTTATAAACTACCTAGAAGTGGTGGTGTTCGATGAGGCTGACAAATTGTTGGAGCTGGGGTTTAAGGAGGAATGCTTAAAAGTGTTAGATGTATGTAAGTTTAAGAAgcagattttatttttttcagctaCGCTAACTAGGGATATCAAGGAGCTAGCGAATTTTTCTCTTAAGAACccaatttttatacaaagcGGAGTGGATAATAGAAAAGTAgatgcaaagggggaagttaTCCCCAGCTATGttagcaataaaaaaatcttaaagtcttttaaaatttcagaaaaattaaatcaagaatttgtaaatattgtAAATGAAAAGTATAGGAGAGCAGCCCTACTACATCTCTGCAGTAATGTGTATAAGAATCAtgccataattttttttaagacaaaaaaagagacaCATCTGATGTATTTAATCTTTTCCTTGTTTAATTTCAAATGCGCAGAGTTACATGGTTCGCTTACTCAGAAGAAGAGAATAGAatccattttgaaatttaaaaaaaatgaagtggactttttattatgtacCGAATTGGCTTCTAGAGGACTGGACATCGATCATATTCTCTACGTCATTAATTATAACTTACCCTCGAACGTTATTAAGTACGTCCATAGGATTGGAAGAACGGCAAGGATTGGGAAAGACGGTACGGCCAGTACTCTCTACAGACCTAATGAAAAAGCGGATGTGAAAAAGATCATTAAGGGGttgaaaaaaagcaaaaatgccAAAATATTTCGCAGGAACATATCCAGTGATAGCATTTCCCACTGGGATGATTTGcttaggaagaaaaaaaaaaaaattaaagaaatgataaaggaggaaaaggaaaacaaagaAATTGATAAAGCCACCAAGTCCAtagagaaaattaaaaacctCATTCAGTTTAAGGACGAAATTATGAGTAGGCCTCCCAGGGAGTGGTTCCTGACGAACAAGGAAAAGCTGCGCCTACGGAAGTTGAACATGAAGAGTGACATGTCGTGTGGGGACTCTGGTGGTGAAGACCATACTGGAGGGGGCAGCCCTCGTAAAAGTGACTCTGATAAGAAGGGCGCCCGTAAAAATGACACTGGTAAGCAACGCGCCCGTAAAAGGGACTCTGGTAAGCAGAACACCCGCAAggccaaaaggaaaagccgAAACAGCGATGAAGAGGACGACAGAAGCAAGCTCAAAAGTTATCGCTCCATTATAAGAGAGCTGAAGCTGAACGTGCTGGTGAACGGCAAGGGGAAACCGGACAAGTCGAAAAATGCCAAGGGGGTTAGGAAGAACTGGCAAAAGAATAAGAGCGGTAAAAGCGGCAAGAGCGGCAAGGGCGGCAAGAGCGGCAAGGGCGATAAGAACGAGGACAAGCCCCCCCGCAGCGCagttcaaaaaaaggaaaggaagatACAGAAAGTGATATATGATCTGCATTAG